tactaaataCTACGTAATACGCATCAAATTAGAATGGACCAGAAATTAACGAATtaaattttcttatttactTTTTCTTTGATGAGATACGagcacattttttttttttttttttttaaaggaacaCTACATCCGTTCTGAAAGTTGTTTATAATGTGAAATATGTGTCCAAAATATCAAAAAATTGTATCGTAAATTctcattattatatatattttaatacATTATCATGAgcgatcttgttagatttgccttggcatatattttcagaatatcaactttttataaatttttcacATACAAAATAAGATATATTAGTGGTTAGATATTGCGTTGGAGTAGTGAAAATAATGAGTGTAAAGAACTTGCAGAAACGTAGGTAGTACACCTTTATTAATTCCTATGTATAGGTAAAAGTGATAAAAAATACACATTAATTAACTAACAACACCGTAGTTGATAATGTTTTTAATATATTTCGtatttttttaccttatttaagGTGAAAGAACATGTTCTTACCCGGCCAATGTTTGCATATCCGTTTAACCTTTCTTTGCTACAAGTGAGGGAGCTATTTTGATGAAAAAGGTACAAAATGTAATGAATGTGTACTGTATGTTACTAAGTTACTAATCAAATTCATCAAATATGTCTGAAATCACAGGTTTAGATGGAAACTCTGACTAAAAAAAAGGGCTTTGACCTAATTAATATCTTATCATTGAACTACTAAATTTggtcatataaaattataaatgttAATTACTCCTATAAGTTATAACAGCTAGAAAGCTGCTATCTCTCTGCTTGTTATTGAGTTCAAATAGCAtgcctatttttttttttttctttttctttttgttaatttgtcttctttttcttGGGAGGATCAAGGGGCCGGTGAACGGGCTGTTGATATTTTTATAACTGGTGGTACAAGCTAACAAGCTACTCAAATTGTATCTATGTATAATACATTTGTTTAGTTCAATCGACATAAATCATCAATCTTTGTTAAGACTTTTTTAAATTAGGGTCTGCGTATAATTATATTTCAAAATAATAGACCGTTAcataattttaaagttaaaagTCTGTGAAATATATATGATAATACGTATAGTAGTATTATTTTGAGATTTCTAATATGGAGTTCCTTGGAAAGTAATAAATTACGAGTATTTAATACATAGAGACCATCAAATCGGTCACAATTCCATTAAATCGTTAGTATAACACAATTGTTTATAATACTATATTAAAATCGACTGTTCACAAAATAGTTACTCGAGGCATTCATGCTATTAATATAATTTGAACTAGTAACATGATGAATTGAAAACTGATTTCGACCTGGCCAGTCGGACGGAGGGATATAGTGCATGACCATATATCATCCTATAGGCTATAGTACAACACCTTCAGTAGTTCAGTCCTCCATGCATGCAAACAGCACTAGATTCTGTCAAAAACAtccataattattaattttcaagtAAAACAACAAACTACATACATAAGCCAtatttttttatgttattctcAAAATTTAACTTTGGTTGCTAGCTCAATTGAGAATCTTCATATCATATGACCGCATTCAACTTTAGAACATAAACAAATAGTTAACTCTGAAATTTCTTgattaaatttttattaattctgaaatttcttgaataaaattttaagTTTCCCAATGCTTTGTCTGTACGAACaaattatatttaatttaatcttttggaCTTAGGAACCCTAGCTTTGACTTGAGTctcttcaactagcttagctctCTATAAAATCCCATTTTGAGCTTTTCATTGTTCTTCTCTTTTTCTCTAGAACACCCCAAAAAAATaacaagaaaataaataaaatgagaaAGATGGTTTCATTAAGGTTAACAAGCTTAATTTTGGCTGGTTTTCTTCTTTTACATGCCCTAAGAAACTCCTTAGCTGATGCTCATCAAGGTGAATTTACGCATTCTTCATTCTCTTAATTACTAGACTTAATATTACATTTTCCTCTAAGAGATTTCATTTGAGCTTTCTCAATATCTAACAATCTTCTTCCTTTCTCGCTTTCTTGTAGCTAAGGTAGCAAACACCCTATCGAAGAAAAACCATGTATTTGCAAGAGAAGTATGTTATATCTTCATTTAGCTTCAATCACCATTAATTAATTGTTCTActaattattaatctttatctatttattttggTGATTGCTCCATTATAATTCTTTGGTCCCAATTTAATTTCTTCATAGCACCAATTAATAATATTTCATTATTTGCGCGCTGATTGAGGAAGTTTGTGCAGGAAGTTGTTGATgcaaaaaatcaaatttcaaaggcAAAGGCAAAGGCAAAGGCAAAGGCAAAGGCAAAGGCGGTACCTATAGGAGGAAGGAAAATGATGATTAGTCGCGAGGATGATCAAATGGTGACAGAGAATCCAACTCCAATGCTCTCAGCCTCAGGTGCACCTAAAGTTATTGATACGAGTGATTTTGAAGTAAAAGGGGATCTTGATATGagtttcaaaattaatgatcatactactactactactactactacaagTGGTGGTTATAGCTCTATGAAGTTGAATGAAGGTTTTAGTACAAATGATTATCACGGTCCTCGTTCACACCCTGCTAAGCATCACTAAGTCTTATGAACCCTAGCCATGATGAGTTGTATAGTAGTTCAATCTAGGTATTAGCTAGATTCAAAATTTTGTTGTGTATATATTCTCTTAATTGAATCTCCTATTTAAACCTTCAACTCATAAAATATTGTTTTTAGGGATCTTAATTAGCTATGTGTCTAATTTGTTTCCAAGAGTTAGGAAATTACAATTAAAGTAGTATTTACATATGTGCATGTAAATGAACCTTATGTATGAATGAAGTTCCTTCTTTTCGCGGTATGCCTATGGAATTTGTGTTCTTCTAATCAAGATGTACAACCAATTAATTAGTTGTTAGTTTAAGaaaattatgaattttgttGGTTGGTTTAATTTCTTGATTGTGTTTTGGACAAATTTGTTTTGGAATGCAGGAAATGATCAAGAGAGAAATGCTATGAAGATCGCCGCCTCTTCTTTAAGATTGCATGATGGGTCACACAATCAGGTAATTATATCCCTAATCGTTTAATTAAGCACGTTATCATATACAAATTGTAATTCTCTTATTTGGAACCAATATATATCAGGATAAAGAGAAGGCTTTTCGCAACCTCGGAAGCTTAAAGCCAAAACTTAACAAGGCAAAAATCACTCAAGACTATGATACAAGGGCTAAAACAGACGAAGAATCAAAGCGACTTGTAGACGCAGCTAATGAGATAATGAAGCTAATGCATAAAGATTATGGTGGATGGAAGAAACCTAAGGGGAGGCCACCCATTAACAACCATAGTCCTAAAcactaaaaccaaaaaaattgtcaaaatcAACCTTAGTTAGGTTTTCGGTTCACAATTTTGTACCCTTAATAGTAAGTGAACCTTCAATCTTCACTAGGTATATAGTCCTGTACTATATTCGGCTCCTATTTTTTCGGCCTCATTTTGGATTAATGTTTTAGTCTATATAAGGAAAATAGTATAGGTATTAGGTAGTCATGGTGTTACACTGTTACATGACATATAGGCATAGAAAATTAGCATGTAAAGAGTGATATCAAGTTCAAGGTATACGATTTCTTGTTGAGCTTCAAAACTACGAAAGACGAGCTAATTAGTCCCTTTCCACAACGCTTTATAAAGTGCGTGGAGTATTTCCGGATATTTGAGAAATGACCTATGTCTTGGGCCTATTGGCCCAAAAACAGTAATATTCAGCCCGTTTGCAATCACAAAGATTCCCGAGCCCGTATCTTTTGAAATGACATATGTCTTGGGCCTAAAGACGTGTATGATAAAGTAATTCGTACGTAGTACTCCAAAATATAAAACTATAACTGCATTCACGTAATCGGGTAAGGGAAGGTAAAATAGATAATTTTGTGATAAATTTACTGGGCCACGTACATGCCCATACATAAATGAGATTGATAATACATAAATCTGATACGGTTTTCCTCTTAAAACTAATCGGTGATATGTAGCGTAATCCACCAATCTTATATATTAGTCAatgtttttctattgttttcaTGTGAGATAATTGGGCCGAAGTTATAACACAATAATTTTCAAAAGTAAATAGTTATGGTTTCAAAAATTATTGATAGCTTTGTATTAACTTGTATTCACATACGACTCtttttttccattttccttgttCGGTTTTTGACCCACCAACTATCGACCGTCTAAAATTGACCCTTTATTACCTGACCCGCCCAATAACCAGGCCTACGCATGATATCTAGAGTTGAACAAGGTGGCTGAGATTCAAAGGAACGCAAAGAGAAGAGCCATGGATGCACTGAGCTGATAGACGAGAGTAGACAAGTTCAGTAGGATGATAACCATCCCAAAAGTAGTGGTTATTCGGGTTTTGACATGGTGCTTCTTCTGGGATGCATGACGAGGTTCCATTTAACCATGTTTTGCAACATGGATTGCTACTATCACTTAACCCTGCACATCCATACAAGTATATATACATTATTTATTTGTCGTGTATATTCTGTAAAAGATATATTAgtaagaataaataaaaattggcATACCATATTTAGCCGGATTCATAATGGCGTCGTAGCTAAACGAGTACGTTTGCAGAAGAATGAAGTGTGAGTCTTGGAGAGTTGTTTCCAAAATTTTGATCATTTCTATTAACTGTTTGTTGAATAGTAACAGAATGTTATTTGCACCGTCATCACACTTCGTGCCGTGCTTATGGTTCAGGTTAGTTGTCACGCCCCTTGCAAATATGGGAATGCAACCAATTGGACCCACCTCAGACACCAAGAATTTCCTCGCCCCTAGACCATATAGCCTCTACACAAAACACACACCAAAAAGAATTATACAGACTATGTCACATATCACGTTATAAAAACGataattattactccgtatttgttttttttgaatgaCAACGCGCTAACTTTAGATACAAATATTTAATTACTGAATTTTCCAACAACTtctgtatatatatttttttaacaaaacCCCATTATTTGAAATGAAATGATTTGACCATGATATTTGTTTTTCAAATGACCAACCAACCAAGTTCAAACGTCATTTCTTGttatattttagttttcattaaATTGCCAAACAACATATCaatcaagaaaacaaaaaaaaaaaaaaaaccatccgAGACTAATAGTACATATTTAAGAACAACAGAATAACCCGGCCTACACCCAAACTCTAGTAAAATAATCGAAAGGGCTTTAATGAGCAATAGCAAGAGATGCTCTATCAGCCTCCCTAAAACCATGAACAAACTTAACACGAGAAACAAAGTTAACAAACTCAAAAATTTGACGCATAAACAAAAGGTTAATTACCTGTAGTCTTAGTGATAATTCATCGATGAGAAAGTGAGCAAAATGAGGGGGGTCATAAACCTTGCTTTCAAGATAAAGAGGGTGTAAATAATTGTTAAGATAATCATTGTTCCCTACTGAGAGAAAATATATTGATTTGGACAAATGTTGCTTAAGCTGTTTTTGTTCTTTGAAATATGGGCCTAATTGTGATTCAATTGTACTTTGAAACATCCCAATTTGTTCATCCAAATTGAAGCATTTTCCCTGAAAAATTAAGCATATAAAAAGTTACTTCCCGAGTGCTCAGTAtatattacttcctccgtcttttaatactcgtaacgtttggacttttgccactattcatatgatctactttgactattcgtagtgttttttatataagataaaacatagtcatgtgagattttgttagattcgtctcaatgtgtattttaaaaatatcaactttttataatttttgcataaagagaatttaagatataatgatcaaagttgtgcattgacatgcgtgaaactaacgaacgttgcgagtattaaaagacggaggaagtataaattaAAAAGTAACAGAGGTTAGAGGTAGTATTCTTACAAAAAGAGATCCAGTTTCTGGTAGAATGCCACTTGCACCCGACGCATAATTGTACCCTGTTAGCAAATTTGGCCTATATAGACTTGCATATGGCGGAGGATAAGGTAATTCAAGATACTCCGCTTcaattcaaaattaacaaacaagTTGAAATTAATGAAAACATTACATAATTATCCTTAAGGTTACACTcgtagtttttaattttaatttgatggTTATTCATTATTTAAATTGAGAAGG
This sequence is a window from Spinacia oleracea cultivar Varoflay chromosome 1, BTI_SOV_V1, whole genome shotgun sequence. Protein-coding genes within it:
- the LOC110806069 gene encoding uncharacterized protein; amino-acid sequence: MRKMVSLRLTSLILAGFLLLHALRNSLADAHQAKVANTLSKKNHVFAREEVVDAKNQISKAKAKAKAKAKAKAVPIGGRKMMISREDDQMVTENPTPMLSASGNDQERNAMKIAASSLRLHDGSHNQDKEKAFRNLGSLKPKLNKAKITQDYDTRAKTDEESKRLVDAANEIMKLMHKDYGGWKKPKGRPPINNHSPKH
- the LOC110806071 gene encoding GDSL esterase/lipase 7-like; this encodes MLPPTLLHHIILIFLHFLTLLSTNASSPQKIKSTSLAPALFVFGDSLVDNGNNNLLPTIARANYSPYGLDFPTKVLPGRFTNGRTPADFIAEYLELPYPPPYASLYRPNLLTGYNYASGASGILPETGSLFGKCFNLDEQIGMFQSTIESQLGPYFKEQKQLKQHLSKSIYFLSVGNNDYLNNYLHPLYLESKVYDPPHFAHFLIDELSLRLQRLYGLGARKFLVSEVGPIGCIPIFARGVTTNLNHKHGTKCDDGANNILLLFNKQLIEMIKILETTLQDSHFILLQTYSFSYDAIMNPAKYGLSDSSNPCCKTWLNGTSSCIPEEAPCQNPNNHYFWDGYHPTELVYSRLSAQCIHGSSLCVPLNLSHLVQL